The DNA region ttaattaggcaagttaagaacaaattcttattttcaatgatggcctaggaacagtaggttaactacCATGTTCAGCGGCaaattgacagatttttaccttgtcagctcggggattcgatcttgcaattTTTAGGTTActaatccaacactctaaccactaggctacctgccaccagtATATATTACAGTGTATAGTACTACTATATATACTGCAgtgtatattactactatatatactacagtgtatTTCAGATCAGAGCAGATGACAGAGGAGAACAATTGAAACTATTGAAACTGTTCATCTGTCTGTTCTCTTCAGAGAGGTTTGAGGTTCTTGGTCCAACTGATTCCATTGTTGCTGTAGCTGGTGATGACATCATTCTGCCCTGTTACCTCAaacccaacatcagtgctgaGGACATGACAGTGGACTGGCTGAACCTGGACTTCTTAGACGAACGTGTCTTTCGTTACCAAAACCACAGAATCATACGAGATGATCAGATTCCCTACTATAGAGGAAGAACTTCACTGTTTGAAGAGGAACTATGGAGGGGCAACACCTCTTTGAAACTGACCAGGGTACAAGGCACTGATGAGGGACATTACAAATGCTTAATTCAGTCAAAGAGCTGGTATGATGATTTCACTGTTCAAGTCCTCGTTAAAGGTGAGCTTTATTTTCATGTTAATGTAATAATCTCACTACAGTACAATTACATCACATCTTTCCTTCATATTAAtggatacagtatgtgtctatTTGTTCACAGCCTGTCACCTGCTAACATCCAATCTGTGTGTCTGTAGCTGTAGGATCCAAGCCAGTGGTGTCCATtgagggacacagagagggagggatgggtctGCTGTGTGAATCAGAAGGCTGGCACCCTGACCCTGAGCTGGTGTGGCTGGACAGTAAAGGAGTCCATCTCTCTGCTCGAACTcttgagacacacagagacttcaAGGGATTCTACAGAGTCAAACAACATGTCATTGTCCAGGAGACTGACACAAACCACTTTACCTGCAGAGTCCAACAGAAACGGATCAATgagaagatggagacagagattcACCTCCCTAGTGAGTAACACCATCATATTATTTAGACATGAAACACTGGAGATATTGATGTGTTAATGTCCAGTATGTGTTTTAACCAAAGGCTTTGAGACGACAATACAAAAGGATAGTATTTATTATGACATACTCCACTgctgtgtggtagtattagtaccaaaccctgttgttgatgtgtggtagtattagtaccaaaccctgttgttgatgtgtaatgatgtgtggtagtattagtaccaaaccctgttgttgatgtgtggtagtattagtaccaaaccctgttgttgatgtgtggtagtattagtaccaaaccctgttgttgatgtgtggtagtattagtaccaaaccctgttgttgatgtgtggtagtattagtaccaaaccccgttgttgatgtgtaatgatgtgtggtagtattagtaccaaaccctgttgttgatgtgtggtagtattagcaccaaaccctgttgttgatgtgtggtagtattaacaccaaaccctgttgttgatgtgtaatgatgtgtggtagtattggtaccagaccctgttgttgatgtgtaatgatgtgtggtagtattagtaccaaaccctgttgttgatgtgtggtagtattagtaccaaaccctgttgttgatgtgtggtagtattagtgccgaaccctgttgttgatgtgtggtagtattagtaccaaaccctgttgttgatgtgtaatgatgtgtggtagtattagtaccaaaccctgttgttgaagtgtggtagtattagtaccaaaccctgttgttgatgtgtaatgatgtgtggtagtattagtaccaaaccctgttgttgaagtgtggtagtattagtaccaaaccctgttgttgatgtgtaatgatgtgtggtagtattagtaccaaaccctgttgttgaagtgtggtagtattagtaccaaaccctgttgttgatgtgtagtgatgtgtggtagtattaataccaaaccctgttgttggtgtgtggtagtattagtaccaaaccctgttgttgatgtgtggtagtattagtaccaaaccctgttgttgatgtgtaatgatgtgtggtagtattagtaccaaaccctgttgttggtgtgtggtagtattagtaccaaaccctgttgttgatgtgtaatgatgtgtggtagtattagtaccaaaccctgttgttgatgtgtggtagtattagtaccaaaccctgttgttgatgtgtggtagtattagtaccaaaccctgttgttgatgtgtaatgctgtgtggtagtattagtaccaaaccctgttgttgatgtgtggtagtattagtgccaaaccctgttgttgaagtgtggtagtattagtaccaaaccctgttgttgatgtgtaatgatgtgtggtagtattagtaccaaaccctgttgttgatgtgtaatgatgtgtggtagtattagtaccaaaccctgttgttgatgtgtggtagtattagtaccaaaccctgttgttgatgtgtaatgatgtgtggtagtattagtaccaaaccctgttgttgatgtgtggtagtattagtaccaaaccctgttgttgatgtgtggtagtattagtaccaaaccctgttgttgatgtgtaatgatgtgtggtagtattagtaccaaaccctgttgttgatgtgtggtagtattagtaccaaaccctgttgttgatgtgtggtagtattaacaccaaaccctgttgttgatgtgtaatgatgtgtggtagtattagtaccagaccctgttgttgatgtgtaatgatgtgtgtggtagtattagtaccaaaccctgttgttgatgtgtaatgatgtgtggtagtattagtaccaaactctgttgttggtgtgtaatgatgtgtggtagtattagtaccaaaccctgttgttggtgtgtaatgatgtgtggtattATTGGTACcagaccctgttgttgatgtgtaatgatgtgtggtagtattagtaccaaaccctgttgttggtgtgtaatgatgtgtggtagtattagtaccaaaccctgttgttgatgtgtggtagtattagtaccaaaccctgttgttggtgtgtagtgatgtgtggtagtattaataccaaaccctgttgttggtgtgtggtagtattagtaccaaaccctgttgttgatgtgtaatgatgtgtggtagtattagtaccaaaccctgttgttgatgtgtggtagtattagtaccaaaccctgttgttgatgtgtggtagtattagtaccaaaccctgttgttgatgtgtggtagtattagtaccaaaccctgttgttgatgtgtagtgatgtgtggtagtattaataccaaaccctgttgttggtgtgtggtagtattagtaccaaaccctgttgttgatgtttggtagtattagtaccaaaccctgttgttgatgtgtaatgatgtgtggtagtattagtaccaaaccctgttgttggtgtgtggtagtattagtaccaaaccctgttgttgatgtgtaatgatgtgtggtagtattagtaccaaaccctgttgttgatgtgtggtagcattagtaccaaaccctgttgttgatgtgtggtagtattagtaccaaaccctgttgttgatgtgtaatgatgtgtggtagtattagtaccaaaccctgttgttgatgtgtggtagtattagtgccaaatcctgttgttgatgtgtggtagtattagtaccaaaccctgttgttgatgtgtaatgatgtgtggtagtattagtaccaaaccctgttgttgatgtgtaatgatgtgtggcagtattagtaccaaaccctgttgttgatgtctggtagtattagtaccaaaccctgttgttgatgtgtaatgatgtgtggtagtattagtaccaaaccctgttgttgatgtttggtagtattagtaccaaaccctgttgttgatgtgtggtagtattagtaccaaaccctgttgttgatgtgtaatgatgtgtggtagtattagtaccaaaccctgttgttgatgtgtggtagtattagtaccaaaccctgttgttgatgtgtggtagtattaacaccaaaccctgttgttgatgtgtaatgatgtgtggtagtattagtaccagaccctgttgttgatgtgtaatgatgtgtgtggtagtattagtaccaaaccctgttgttgatgtgtaatgatgtgtggtagtattagtaccaaactctgttgttgatgtgtggtagt from Oncorhynchus mykiss isolate Arlee chromosome 1, USDA_OmykA_1.1, whole genome shotgun sequence includes:
- the LOC118966027 gene encoding butyrophilin subfamily 1 member A1-like isoform X6, giving the protein MKVTQLDCLCLILLHLLHTSGSERFEVLGPTDSIVAVAGDDIILPCYLKPNISAEDMTVDWLNLDFLDERVFRYQNHRIIRDDQIPYYRGRTSLFEEELWRGNTSLKLTRVQGTDEGHYKCLIQSKSWYDDFTVQVLVKAVGSKPVVSIEGHREGGMGLLCESEGWHPDPELVWLDSKGVHLSARTLETHRDFKGFYRVKQHVIVQETDTNHFTCRVQQKRINEKMETEIHLPSELFDPTPWRMAFIVLCCLGAIIGIGLSLAIYCICYKKGNGEII